DNA sequence from the Treponema sp. OMZ 838 genome:
GCACAGGAAAAATAAAGAGCCGTTCCGAAAGCGAATTGACGGCATCTACAATGTTTTTTAACCGTACCGGATCATCGGTATTTTCTGCCCTATGAATAGTTAGCAGAATAAAATTGTCAGGCGTTTGTAATGAAATCTTTTTCTGACGGTAATAAAGTGAAGCGTCATACATAATATCACCGGTTTTACAAACAAGCTTATTATCTGGCGAAGGTGCACCATCCTTAGACATAATTCCCTCTTTCTTGAGGTTTCCTATAGCCGTCTCCGTCGGGCAAAAAAGCCATGTTGAAAGATGGTCAGTAAGACGACGATTTTGTTCTTCCGGCATTGCCATCATATAGGAACGCAATCCAGCTTCAACATGAGCTACCGGAATACGAAGCTTGCTTGCAGCTAGGGCTCCAGCCAACGTAGAATTCGTATCGCCGTATACAAGCACAGAATCAGGCTTTAACTCTAACAGCAATTCTTCAAGCTTCTCAAGCATAAGACCGGTCATTTTACCGTGAGAACCGGAACCGATATGCAAATTATAATCAGGTTGCGGAATATCCATCTCGGTAAAAAATATATCGCTCATATTTTGATCATAGTGCTGACCGGTATGAGCAATTGTTTCCGTTACACCAAGATTAGGATTGCTTTTAATATAACGACTTAATACTGCCGCTTTGACAAATTGCGGACGGGCACCGATAATTGTAAGAATATGCATAAAATTTTTCTACTTTGAGGAAAAAAATTTTCGTAAAAAACGTTTCAACTTCTTTAATAAAATCAATTTACTAGGGTTTGTCCAAACATCTAAGAAATAAGAGGTCTTATAATCTGCATGCTGTTTAGGTGGATTTTTCAAAATCCTATCGAACTCTTCTCGCGAAATCTGTAATTTATCCAATACAAACGCAATATCTTTTTCCATCTTATCTTTATCATAAGCAGGTTGCTCATATAATCGTAAGGCTTCATCACGAGTCAATTGTTCGGAAATAATTAGGCTTGATAAATGAGATGTGCGCTTATCTACTTTAAATTTTTCTTTAAACCAAACCAGCTGAATAACTTTTGTCAATATGTTCTCAAGATGTTTTGCTTCATAATACGTGAAACCGGAAAAATCATGCAATTCTTTAATAGCTCGCGCTTTATTATAATCTATATAATCAAGGGGAGTAATTGTCTTTAAATGCAATATCCGGTTATCGATCATACGGCGCTGCCAAGAAATTAACGGTAATTTATTCATCGGTTTGGTTCCAAATAATTTGTGGATAGCCTTAATATGAACAAAATCATACGCCGAATGAGTATTCCCCGACTGTAAAATGGATTCCAGCGAAAAATTTTGCCCCGATAAAAAATATTTTATTTTCTTTTTCCGCGCAAAATCATAAAGAGCAGCGAATAACACATTATCTTGCGGAATTGCCAAATTAGGAACTTCTGCATAGAAAAAAGCTCGATTTAAATCTAAAAATTGTTCTTCATCAGGCTTAATAGTAACAAGAGTGATATTTGCTTTTTCTACAAGATCTTTAACGTTTTTTTTTGCTAGCTCAGTATCAAACCCATCATCAATATGCACAGCAAGAATACGCAAGCCCCACTTAGCTGCCCCTAAATAAGCAAGATATGCAGAATCAAGACCACCGGATATACCCATAATGCAGTCGAATTCTTTATCTTTACCTTCATTTTTTAAGACAGTTAATAATTGTTGAAGCTTCATTTTCCCTTCTTTATTGGGAAAATATCGATACGGTTTTACTGCAAGCGCAGCAGTACAATAATTGCAATTACCGTCTTGATCAAACCGTATATTATCATCCGATACATTATCCATAATACATCTATTACAGCGTTGGAATTTAATCATATATTTATCCTCTTCCTTCATAATAAGTAAGTAATCTCATCCACCGATAATTTATCTATCGACTCATAAGCCCTCTATCCGGAATGTATATACGTTAGACATTTCTCAATCCACATTTTTAACAATCTTCTATCGACAATCAAAATCATTACTAAAGCAGCACTTGCAGATAAAATTTCAAAAACTTTAAAATCGACAAAGGTATTAACAAAGGCAACAAGCCATAAAATAAAAAAATAAACAGTTGCTTTTACAAGTTTAAATTTCATCGGATACAATCTTATTGAAAAAAATGTACGGACATAAAAATAGCAAAGATATACAATAGAGATGACCATGGCAGCGCCTTTTGCACCGAATTTCGAAAGAAAAACAAAATTTAAACCGACCGCAATCAAATCCAAAATAATAAACGTATATGTTTCATACATCATTTTTTTCTTAAAATATATTCCAAGATTAGAAACTTCGGTTATCGTATACATGACAGGTAAAAATACTAAAAAAGGCATAATATGTGCAGAAGCCGAATACTGCCGGCTAAGAATAAGTACAATAATATCTTTAAACATAATCAGTAATAACGCAGCAATTACCAGAAAAAATAATAAATTTTCAAAAACAGTCTCATATAAAAAGGTGTCATCTTTATGTTTTTCATAATGTTCAAAAGCAGCTGGGGTCCAATACATAGAAAACCCTGACTGTATAAGACGTAAAGCTGCTATAATTTTAAAACTGACACTATACAAGCCGAGTTCATAGAAAGTAGAAAACTGCTTTAAACAATATTTATCAATTCCGTCAAACAAGGTGGACAAGAAATGCGCTGCGACAAGCGGCACCGAATAAAGTAAAACTTCTTTTATATTGACACCTGTAATTTTAAATTTTGAAAACCAGAATTTACGCTCAATAAGAATCGCAATAACCGATACTACCAGGTTGGAAACTATTCCTCCGTATATTATTGCAAGATATGATTTTTCAAAAAACAACGAATAAACAATTATCGTCGCGGTATTGGTTATGGAAAGAAAAAAATTCAGCAGAGAAAACAACAATGCTTTTTGCTGCATTCGTATCGATAAAATTGAATAGCGCTGAATTAATCTAAAGAATAAATCGACACATAACAAAACCACTAAATATGGAATATCTTTATCAAAAAAATACAAAGATACCCGATGTGAAAAAATCAATAATCCTGCACATAAAAAAATAAAAATACAAAAACACGGAAACAGACAACTCCACAGCAATGCGTACCGATCGGCACCTTTTTTCTCATAAAAAAAACGCATAAACGCCTGATCAGTTCCGAAATTAACTATAGGGAAAAGAAAAACTGCGACGGTCGAAAAGAGAGTTGCAACACCAAAATACTCTGGTATGATAAAATACGTAACAATGGGTGTTGTAAAGAATGATACGGCAGCAGCAGCAAAAGAGCCGACAGAAAATTGTAATAATTTTTTTAACATATATCAGTCATTCTGCTATTTTTTTGCAAATAAAATCGTACACTCTTTTACACGTTTTTCCGTCGGTATACTTAATAAAAAGATTTTTAACATCATTATAATGCTTGTCATTCTTATGCGTTTCTCCGCTTAATTCATCCTCAATAGCGGCATACAATTCTTCTTCGGTATAAGTAATTTTCCCTGCACAAAACAGCTCTGCCGGTTTATAAGACAATCCTCTATTTTTCTCATATTCTTCACGGTCGGAAAAATTAAAAATAACAGGCTTACCTGTAACCAAAAAATCAAAATAGGTAGATGTATAATCAGTTATCAACAAATCTGCGTGGGGTAAAATATCATATAAAGTATATTCAGAAGATGATTGATAAATAATAATATTGGGACAACTATCCACACCATTTAAAACATCATCCAACATACCAACATGAGATTTAACAAGCAAAACAGTCGAGTTATCATTCAATAAATTATTTAATTTAGTATAATTATCACAACCGATAATAGCCTGATGTTGCTTTGCCATTTTACCGTCTCTATGTGTAGGAGTATATAGAATAATATTTTTAATTTTCTCATCAACTCCTATCATTTTTTTTATTGTTGGTTTATCAAAACGTGGATTTACAATATTATCATGACGGATAAACCCTAATATTTTATAGTCAAAATATGGCACATTTGATGCACACATATCCATACGAGCTGCAAAATCGGAAGAAGCAACTACATATTTTTTTGTTTGTACTCTTGTTTTTTCATTATGCTTAGCAACATCAGATTTAAATGGCCCAGCATAATAATTCAAACATATATCAATTTGAAATTTCTTTTTTATTAAAAGAGGAGACATCACATCAGGAGTAATAATTATTCTACATTTAAAAAAAGCAAAATAATATTTTATATAGTTTAAAATACATCTATGCATTTTAGGTGAAATAACCGGCACCAATTCTATATATTTTAATTGTTTTTGAAGTTCACAACAATCTCTATAAGTAACATCATTCAATATACTAACATATATTTTTTTAAACGAGCTATCAACAGTATCATGATACTTCAAGAGATATTGCAAAAAAAATAAAACGTTATCACCTGTATAATTTTTTATACTAAACTTTTCACGCAATGAAGAATCTTCAGGAATTACAAATAAAAAACTATTCCAACATGGAAGCCATAACAAAATTATTTTACATACTAAGTAATACAATTGCTTTATGTAGTATTTTAATTTTAAAATCATAACCGCTCCTTTTAAGGGGGTAAATAACAGAACATTCATATAATATAATCTTTTATTGTTTCGCTTTGCAACATAAATCATTCTTTTGAACATCGGAAGTAGAAAAAGCTATAAATTTTTGCAGATAACATGGACTCCGTTTTTAAGGCGGAGAGCGACTATATCCTTATGCTTACCAAATTCGATTCTAATTGTTACTACATCCGTTTTATGTTCTTCAAACATCGTTCCCCATACATCAAACGCCCCCTTTCATCCCCCCTACGCCTTCTCTCCCGCCTCATTCACCTTGCCGTGCACCCGTGCAGGGTTGCCGTAAACGAGCGCATACGCCGGCACATCCTTTGTTACCACGCTCCCGGCGCCGATTAAAGCATATTCGCCGACGGTTACACCACATACGATTGTTGCATTTGCACCGATGGATGCACCTTTTTTAATCATCGTTTGTTTGTATTCATGTTTGCGTTCAATAAAGGCGCGAGGGTTTATCACGTTGGTAAATACGCAGGATGGTCCGCAAAACACATTATCTTCTATTATAACATCATCGTATAACGAAACATTGTTTTGAATTTTCACACCGTTGCCGATAACCGCCTTACCGCCGATGTTGACGTTCTGCCCTATAGAGCATTTTTTACCAACTTTAGCACCGCTCATAATATGGGTAAAATGCCAAACCTTTGTTCCTTCGCCTATTTCAGCACCTTCATCCACGTAACTTGATTCGTGTACAAAATAATTTTTTTCCATTAATATTCCTTGCTCAATAAAAAGTCGGCGATGTAAAAATGCTTCACGCCCTCTACATTTTCCTGCCAAAATTCATCCATTGTTACAACAAATTTAGGATATTGATCGCGGATTTCCAAAAGTGGGGAAAACTCACGACTAACGGTCTCTTGACTTTCCAATTTATAGGCAACTTGAATATAAATCTTAGCTCCGTGTTTTTCTGCAATAAAATCAATCTCTTTTGCACCGAACTTACCGATGTACACATTATATCGCCTACGTTTTAATTCCAAAAAAACAATATTTTCCAATATGCCGGAAATTTTCTGATCGGTATATCCTAAAGCGGCATATAAAAGCGAGACATCGCTTAAATAAAACTTTTCTTGTGTTTTAAGCAGCTCCTTCCCTTTTATATCATAACGATGCGTACGATACAAAACAAACGCCGCTTCAAGTGCATTCAAATAATTGTATATTGTATTTACATCCAATTTACGTTTTTGATTTTTAAAATAGTCGGCAACATTTTTGCCGGAAAAGCTATTACCGATATTGTCAAAAGTATATTTTACTACCCGTTCAAGAAGTTCAATATCACGAATATTAAAGCGTTGAATAGTATCGCGGAGCAGTACCGAAGCGTAAATGTCTGCTACAATTTTATAAGCCTCCTGTTCTCCGTAATCCGCTGTATGGATAACAGGGAAGCCGCCTTTCCGCAAGTACGCGGTAAAAGATTCCCGCTGAGTCATATCCCGCTGTGGAAAATACCGATTTTGAAACTGCAAATATTCTGCAAATGACAGTGTATATATCGGAATTTCAATATAGCGACCGGCAAGATAGGTCGCCAATTCCGAGGATAAAAGCCGCGCATTGGAACCGGTAATATAAATATCCGCATTAAAGTCAACAAGGCAAGAATTGATACACTTTTCCCAATCCGCAACTTCTTGAATTTCATCAAACAGCAAATAGACACGTTGTTTCGGTTGAACTCGTTCGGCAATATATCGATATAAATTCTCGGCGGTTTTAAGCGCGAAAAAGGCAAAACTTTCAAAATTGATAAAAATAATACATGTCTCTTCGACGCCTTGCGCAATAAGCTCATCACGCAACAAAGATAAAATGCTTGACTTCCCGCATCGGCGAACCCCCGATAATACCTTTATAAAAGGTTTACCAATAAAAGGGAACACCTCTTGCAGATAATCAAATCTTCTAACCGTATTTTTTATACTTACACTCATAAATAAACCTAATATCAGGATTATTTTATGGGAATAGCCATAAAAAGTCAACAAATATATAAAGTTTTTATAGATACATCTTTAAAACTTCATCATGCAGTATCGAATCTTCTTTTAAAGAACCGTTCTACCGTTTATAAAATTCCTTTATTGCATCACAGGTGTATGTAATTTCGTCTTGAGTCAGTTCAGGATACATCGGCAAAGCGAGAACGGAAGCGCAGAGTTTTTCTGCAACAGGGAAATCGCCTTTTTTGTAACCGAGGTACTTAAAGCACTCCTGTTCATGCAAGCATTTAGGATAATACACCGTCGTACCTATTCCCTTTTCGGTAAGATATGCCTGCAGCTCGTCTCGTTTTTCGGCAAGGATATTAAACACGTAGTATACTTCTTTCCCTTTCGTTTTTACGACAGGAAGTTTTACCTGTCCTATATCTTTTAACAAAGCCCGATACTGAGCGGCGTGTTCAGCCCGTTTTGCAATCGCATTATCAATATGCTTTAGCTTAACGTTCAAAACGGCAGCCTGCAAGCTGTCAAGCCGGGAGTTATAGCCGATGTAATCATGATGATATTTTTTTGTTGCCCCATGAACACGCAAGCTCTTAGCTTTTAGGTAATATTCTTCGGTGTTCGTAACGATCATACCGCCATCGCCGTAACCACCGAGCGTTTTAGTCGGGAAAAATGAATAAATTCCCATATCGCCGATAGTCCCGGACTGATGCAACGCGCCGTTATACATATCCTGCATACCGAACGCTTCCGCAGCATCCTCCAAAACGCGAAGATTATGTTTTTTTGCAAGCGCCATACAGGCGGTCATATCCGCCGTTTGCAAGAACAAATGTACCGGCAATATTCCAACCGTTTTGTTTGTTATACGATTCTCGGCATCTTTCATATCCATACAGAAGGTATCTTCGTCAATATCGCAAAAAACAGGTTTACCGCCTAAGCGGGCAATGCAGGAAGTTGATGCAAAAAACGTAAAAGCGGGCGTTACCACCTCTGCTCCGTCTTTAAAGCCGAGAATATCGGAGGCAATCACCAGTGCATCGCTGCCGTTCGCTACACCAACTGCGTATTTTGCGCTGGTGTATTGCTTTATTCCTGCCTCTAAATCTGCCACAGCTTTTCCCAATATAAAGTCGCCCGTTTCAAGCACGGATGACAAAGCCGTATCGAATTCGTTTTTCCAATTTTTATATTCGCGTGTTGCCGTATAAAAAGGTACTTTCATTATCGTTCTCCTCTTAGCTTTTATCTTCTTGTCCTATTTAAAAATACCCTTCATTTCCATTGTTGAAAAATCACACGGCAACGTTACCGGCAGTCCGGTTTTTTGGGATTTATAAATAGCCAAAATAATCTCTAACGCTTTTTTCCCTTTTTCACCCGAAACAAGCGGCTCCCGATTATGCTCGATCGCATCGACGACATTTTTAAACAAAGCCGTATGTCCAAAGCCGTATACCGTCGGCGGGTCTTTTTCATTAGGATTCAATACTTTTTCTTCCGTATCGCCGACTTGGTCGGCATCCGCAAAACGCCAAGTTTCCATCTTATTAACAGCAAGCCCGCCGATAACAACCGAACCGTCCGTACCGAATAAACTTAGCGTCTCGTTCAGATTTTTCGGATACACATCGGCAGTTCCTTCTATTATACCGACAGCTCTGGAGGCAAATTCTACGATAGCACAGCCGAAGTCTTCGGCATCGATCGGGCGAATAAATCGCCGGGTCTGAGCCTGCACGCGGACGGCGTCTTCGCCCATCATCCACTGCAAAAGGTCAATCCCGTGCGTACACTGATTCATCAAGGTACCGCCGTCTTGTTCCCATGTACCTCGCCACTTTGCCTGATCGTAGTAGCTCTTATTCCGATTCCACCGCACCTGAATCATACCGTGCAGCATCTTACCGAAACGCCCTTTTTGATACGCTTCGCGTGCCCGTACCACCGGTGCATTAAAGCGGTTTTGAAAGCAGACTGCCAATGTTTTACCGTACTGCTTTGCAGTGTCGATCATAGCTTGTGCATCGGCGGTGGAAAGCGCCATCGGTTTTTCGCAGATGACATGGGCACCATGCTGCAAACAATACACGGCAATATCTTTATGCTTGCCGGACTCGGTTGCAATCGTTACTATATCGGGCTTACAAACCGAAAGCATTTCTTTATAGTCGGCAAAAACTTGCACTGAAGCATTCGGTACTGTTTTACCGTATTCGGCTTTCTTTTCTTCCGCACGTTCCAATAAAGGATCGCACACAGCCACTAAATCAACCTTATCCTGCATCGCAGCGAAGGCCTCAATATGCTTAAAACTTATTCGACCGCAGCCGATTAACCCAATCTTATATTTCATTTTACACACCTCTCATTTATCAATACTCATTGTACATTACCGACAAGATTTCGTTTAAAAGCATGCTCAAGAATATACGTTTGCCCGCGCTTATAGATGGGATAATAATCTTCATACCAATAAAGAGCAGTCATAGTATGCCTATGCAGCAAAGTGCTTGCTTCACCTTGCTTCTTTTTTACACATACCCCTTCGGTAAACACCTTATAATGCAGCAATCCCGCTATCTTCCGTATATCGACCAGATCAACCTCTCGCTGCAAAAGCAAGGAAAGCTCCAACTGTAACGATAACCGATCATCGAGATGCAAAGCTCCAGGCATCGCAACAGCAATATCTACATCACTTTTATCAGTTTCAGTTCCGCGAGCGCATGAACCGTACAGCATTGCAAGGATAATTTCGGGCTTAGCGTCAAAAAAGGCAGTAAGCTTTTCTATAATTGCGGTATTCATTCACGCTCTTTTTTTTCCTAAAAATCAAGTCTTTGCGCAGAATTTTACTATCCCCAGACGTACAAATACCGCTAAAACCGCACCGGTACAGTCGGCAAACCAGTCGTAAAGAGAAGCATCACGCCCGGGAACAAAGATTTGGTGTATTTCGTCGGAAATACCATAGCAAGCAACAATACAGCAGACAATCGTACAGTATTTGAGCGGTTTCCCAAGCCACTTATCGGTAGAAAACCAATAAGAAAGCGTAAAAGCGAAGCTCTCGAAAGCACATGCATGTAAGAACTTATCCAATCCGGGAAAAGAAACAGTCTCCGGAATAGGCAGCTTTGACTGCGCAGAAAGGAGAAAGATAACAACAGCGATACAAATCGACATACAGCGCATACCGCAAGCAATACATTTCTTCAGTATCATTATTACAACCTCTGAAAGACAATGAGAGCACACCTCACCCGTTAACACAACAGCCATGTCTTTTCAACAGGTAGTATGCCGCACTATATTAAATGACCGCCGCTGCTTTCTGTGCCGCCGAAACAGGCTCCATTCCGCATAAGGCTGATAAGCAAACGATAAAAATATACACCAAGTCTAGGCTAAATGCAAGCTATAGTTTTTAGGGCTTCCCTACCCTTTTCTGTTAAACATACCGCTTGTGAAATAACAGGAAAGAACACCGAAAGATTTTTGCTAAAAACTGAGATTTTTAGAACTTTCCTATTCTGCATCGTCTTTCTTGACAATGCGCACCTTTCGCGCGGATTTCGGTTTTGTGTTTGGGCTGCGTTTATTGATGATTTTCTTTTTTTCTATGTCAGCAGTCTCTGCGGAAATAGTCCGCTGTTTTTTCTCCCGTTTTGCTTTGAGCTGTTCTTTCCGCTTCTTTTCGATAAATTCAAGGCTTTCGTTAAGCCCCTGCAAAAAGGTTTGCATTTCATCCTGAAATACGACAATTGCATGACGGTCAAAACCGGCGCCGTCGGTGTTTTTGCTTTCAACAATCTGCAAGAAAACATCGCCCAGCCGATTTTCTTTCACATTAAAAAAATATGTCCGGTTCTCTACCGGAATTTGAGTGGTAAATAATTCTCCTCGAATTCCCATTCTGTTATCCTTCCCATAAATTCGACAGCCGAACAAAATATCAATTTTGGAGGCAGACGAATTCGTGCGCGAAAAGCGCACATGTTTAATAAGCGACGTTTGCGTAAGCAAACTCGCAGTGTTTTTCAGCGGTACCTATCTGTACCGCTGAAAATAAACCTTCCCTTAACCTTCCCTTAATTTTTTGCCGATACCGCCGCATCGGCTTTGCGTACCATATCGCCCTGCCACTGAACCAGATATTCTTCCACTGCCTGATCATAGCCTTTGATGTCCGCCATAATGCGGAATACCGGTTCGGTACCGGAACCGCGCATCCAGATAAAGGCAATCGGCGTATGGCTTGCATTATAGAACTGCACCTTGAGGCCGCCCTTTGCGGAAACCCCAAAATCCCTGAGGTTTTCTGTACAAACCGTCCCATTATACGCAAATACTTTACAGGCTGCTATACCGAACCGGTCTTTCAGCAGCTGTTTTTTATCCGCCCATTCCTGCATAAAAATCTTCTGATACGCCGATTTCAGTGCGGTATGGTCGGTTGTGTGAATATGCATCAGCGCCCGGGCTTCCTGCGTCGGGGTAGTCCAATAGCAGGGGAGTGTTGCAATAATATCCGCAAAGGTAAAGTCTTTCCGGTATTTTGCCGTTTGCCCCGACCGCTCGCACCAGATACGGAACGGGCAGGAGCGGTCAGGCATATCCTTTATGAGCAGGAGCTTGCTGATTGCAAAGAGCGTATTCAGCGGATCACGCACGGCGGCAGGGTACGTAATATTCCCCCCGTTGGAACCTTCGCCGAGTATCCGCACTTTATAACCGTACCGGCGCGCATCTTCCGCTCGATTTACTACATTGGCTTCGCCTACCTCCGCATAAAACACTTCCGCATCCAAGGCTTTTGCGATTTCGTTAATGCGGAGCGATGTCGGCCCGTTGACGGTAACCGCGAGCGGCGCGCTGATGTTACCGCTGTAGTGCAGATAACTCAGTTCCGCGATAACCGAAAGCGCGAAGACTTCCTGCGCTTCAAGAATCAGCGCTTTTTGCTGTCCCTCATCCCAGTAGATGATATTTCCGCGGTCTCCGTCGCAGTCGGGCATATAGCCGAACAATGTGTTCTCTGCCTGTGCGGGATTGCTCCGGTGCAATTCTTCGATCTTGGCTGCACAGGTTGCAAGGTTTCCCCCTTCGGGAATAATACCGTGGACGATATTTCCGGCCTGTTCCGCAATGCCGACAAGCTGCATACCGAGCTTTTCAAAGAAAGCTCGGTCTACCGAAGCGGCGCGGGCACTGCCGTTAAAATCTGCAACCAGCGTAAAGGGCTTCCCTGCTGCTGCAAGCTCGGTGCATTGAGCGCGGATGCCGTCAAAGAACCGCGCTTGTTCCGCGCTGTCTTTTGAATCGGCAATCACTTCCTGTAAGAAGTTTTGATAGGCGGTAAGCGCCGCTTGTTTGTGCGCCGCTTCTGCCTCAAATACTGCCTGCACCGGTGCCGGGGCGGCCTGTTTGCGCAGGGCAGCTGCGGTATCTTGGCGGACCGCGGCGCATTTTTGTGTGAATAAAGCTATCAGCCGCGCGGATTGAGTTCCGTCCAGTACGCCCCCGGTATCCAACCCGAACTTAAAGCCGTTATGCCCGATAGGGTTATGGCTTGCGGAA
Encoded proteins:
- the wecB gene encoding non-hydrolyzing UDP-N-acetylglucosamine 2-epimerase, translated to MHILTIIGARPQFVKAAVLSRYIKSNPNLGVTETIAHTGQHYDQNMSDIFFTEMDIPQPDYNLHIGSGSHGKMTGLMLEKLEELLLELKPDSVLVYGDTNSTLAGALAASKLRIPVAHVEAGLRSYMMAMPEEQNRRLTDHLSTWLFCPTETAIGNLKKEGIMSKDGAPSPDNKLVCKTGDIMYDASLYYRQKKISLQTPDNFILLTIHRAENTDDPVRLKNIVDAVNSLSERLFIFPVHPRTKKILAEHGLQFGKHVILIEPVGYLEMLKYEEACSAVLTDSGGVQKEAFFFQKPCITMRDTTEWVELVSSGWNTLTGADAGKIVAAIRNVHTPKDYPQLYGDGHTAEQIVEALR
- a CDS encoding N-acetyl sugar amidotransferase, with the protein product MKEEDKYMIKFQRCNRCIMDNVSDDNIRFDQDGNCNYCTAALAVKPYRYFPNKEGKMKLQQLLTVLKNEGKDKEFDCIMGISGGLDSAYLAYLGAAKWGLRILAVHIDDGFDTELAKKNVKDLVEKANITLVTIKPDEEQFLDLNRAFFYAEVPNLAIPQDNVLFAALYDFARKKKIKYFLSGQNFSLESILQSGNTHSAYDFVHIKAIHKLFGTKPMNKLPLISWQRRMIDNRILHLKTITPLDYIDYNKARAIKELHDFSGFTYYEAKHLENILTKVIQLVWFKEKFKVDKRTSHLSSLIISEQLTRDEALRLYEQPAYDKDKMEKDIAFVLDKLQISREEFDRILKNPPKQHADYKTSYFLDVWTNPSKLILLKKLKRFLRKFFSSK
- a CDS encoding lipopolysaccharide biosynthesis protein — protein: MLKKLLQFSVGSFAAAAVSFFTTPIVTYFIIPEYFGVATLFSTVAVFLFPIVNFGTDQAFMRFFYEKKGADRYALLWSCLFPCFCIFIFLCAGLLIFSHRVSLYFFDKDIPYLVVLLCVDLFFRLIQRYSILSIRMQQKALLFSLLNFFLSITNTATIIVYSLFFEKSYLAIIYGGIVSNLVVSVIAILIERKFWFSKFKITGVNIKEVLLYSVPLVAAHFLSTLFDGIDKYCLKQFSTFYELGLYSVSFKIIAALRLIQSGFSMYWTPAAFEHYEKHKDDTFLYETVFENLLFFLVIAALLLIMFKDIIVLILSRQYSASAHIMPFLVFLPVMYTITEVSNLGIYFKKKMMYETYTFIILDLIAVGLNFVFLSKFGAKGAAMVISIVYLCYFYVRTFFSIRLYPMKFKLVKATVYFFILWLVAFVNTFVDFKVFEILSASAALVMILIVDRRLLKMWIEKCLTYIHSG
- a CDS encoding CDP-glycerol glycerophosphotransferase family protein, producing the protein MILKLKYYIKQLYYLVCKIILLWLPCWNSFLFVIPEDSSLREKFSIKNYTGDNVLFFLQYLLKYHDTVDSSFKKIYVSILNDVTYRDCCELQKQLKYIELVPVISPKMHRCILNYIKYYFAFFKCRIIITPDVMSPLLIKKKFQIDICLNYYAGPFKSDVAKHNEKTRVQTKKYVVASSDFAARMDMCASNVPYFDYKILGFIRHDNIVNPRFDKPTIKKMIGVDEKIKNIILYTPTHRDGKMAKQHQAIIGCDNYTKLNNLLNDNSTVLLVKSHVGMLDDVLNGVDSCPNIIIYQSSSEYTLYDILPHADLLITDYTSTYFDFLVTGKPVIFNFSDREEYEKNRGLSYKPAELFCAGKITYTEEELYAAIEDELSGETHKNDKHYNDVKNLFIKYTDGKTCKRVYDFICKKIAE
- a CDS encoding acyltransferase; this translates as MEKNYFVHESSYVDEGAEIGEGTKVWHFTHIMSGAKVGKKCSIGQNVNIGGKAVIGNGVKIQNNVSLYDDVIIEDNVFCGPSCVFTNVINPRAFIERKHEYKQTMIKKGASIGANATIVCGVTVGEYALIGAGSVVTKDVPAYALVYGNPARVHGKVNEAGEKA
- a CDS encoding ATP-binding protein; the encoded protein is MSVSIKNTVRRFDYLQEVFPFIGKPFIKVLSGVRRCGKSSILSLLRDELIAQGVEETCIIFINFESFAFFALKTAENLYRYIAERVQPKQRVYLLFDEIQEVADWEKCINSCLVDFNADIYITGSNARLLSSELATYLAGRYIEIPIYTLSFAEYLQFQNRYFPQRDMTQRESFTAYLRKGGFPVIHTADYGEQEAYKIVADIYASVLLRDTIQRFNIRDIELLERVVKYTFDNIGNSFSGKNVADYFKNQKRKLDVNTIYNYLNALEAAFVLYRTHRYDIKGKELLKTQEKFYLSDVSLLYAALGYTDQKISGILENIVFLELKRRRYNVYIGKFGAKEIDFIAEKHGAKIYIQVAYKLESQETVSREFSPLLEIRDQYPKFVVTMDEFWQENVEGVKHFYIADFLLSKEY
- a CDS encoding DegT/DnrJ/EryC1/StrS aminotransferase family protein produces the protein MKVPFYTATREYKNWKNEFDTALSSVLETGDFILGKAVADLEAGIKQYTSAKYAVGVANGSDALVIASDILGFKDGAEVVTPAFTFFASTSCIARLGGKPVFCDIDEDTFCMDMKDAENRITNKTVGILPVHLFLQTADMTACMALAKKHNLRVLEDAAEAFGMQDMYNGALHQSGTIGDMGIYSFFPTKTLGGYGDGGMIVTNTEEYYLKAKSLRVHGATKKYHHDYIGYNSRLDSLQAAVLNVKLKHIDNAIAKRAEHAAQYRALLKDIGQVKLPVVKTKGKEVYYVFNILAEKRDELQAYLTEKGIGTTVYYPKCLHEQECFKYLGYKKGDFPVAEKLCASVLALPMYPELTQDEITYTCDAIKEFYKR
- a CDS encoding Gfo/Idh/MocA family protein; the encoded protein is MKYKIGLIGCGRISFKHIEAFAAMQDKVDLVAVCDPLLERAEEKKAEYGKTVPNASVQVFADYKEMLSVCKPDIVTIATESGKHKDIAVYCLQHGAHVICEKPMALSTADAQAMIDTAKQYGKTLAVCFQNRFNAPVVRAREAYQKGRFGKMLHGMIQVRWNRNKSYYDQAKWRGTWEQDGGTLMNQCTHGIDLLQWMMGEDAVRVQAQTRRFIRPIDAEDFGCAIVEFASRAVGIIEGTADVYPKNLNETLSLFGTDGSVVIGGLAVNKMETWRFADADQVGDTEEKVLNPNEKDPPTVYGFGHTALFKNVVDAIEHNREPLVSGEKGKKALEIILAIYKSQKTGLPVTLPCDFSTMEMKGIFK
- a CDS encoding nucleotidyltransferase domain-containing protein yields the protein MNTAIIEKLTAFFDAKPEIILAMLYGSCARGTETDKSDVDIAVAMPGALHLDDRLSLQLELSLLLQREVDLVDIRKIAGLLHYKVFTEGVCVKKKQGEASTLLHRHTMTALYWYEDYYPIYKRGQTYILEHAFKRNLVGNVQ